In the Clostridium sporogenes genome, one interval contains:
- a CDS encoding ABC transporter permease: MTINNIAIKNIKGNLNKYAMYYLSNVIVVTIFFIFANFIYNPGVSSSNISDKTISDAASRLMYLCEFVIIIFTFIFSNYSITSFLKSREKEFGLLSMFGLTKGQIRQYVMFENVIISIFSIITGLFFGILFSKLFFMAMSVILDLNTEMPFLISSKAIKITILSFFILLNIISFITSRKIKNNNIAELLKGERIPKTTPKFSKFKSVLAIILIISGYIVGLFSGTAIIMTMFPILIVVIIGTKLLFSQFSVFFTNKLQNNKGVYYKGINMITLSQIIYKLKDNAKVLFITSILSGITLASAISVYSLQKVSLSSMEENCPQDIGVMEQGINSHKVIADGKIEEILEKYKFNIKYKNKTELIRAKNNDKVVEDKKSTYGIKVNKTDFNIMSENSFNDLAKQYNKKPLTLNNGDAIVYTYDLTNNIVNQKTDLPFKSQKKLNLNIGGKINSFNILDNLKGGIINADIENTNTIIVSNSDFKKLGNNLSDDNKFIYYGYNIKHNLKAVNAITEIKNSVAKGQEALFTERVISAAGLMQILSVLLFIGTFVAMIFFIATGSILYFKMFNEVQKDKQDFIGLKKIGVTQEEIKKIVSIQSFTMFFLPLTVATLHAAFAVKSVGLLYTKYFIFIAGIYLVLQIVYYLFAKWMYMKQINSWNI; this comes from the coding sequence ATGACAATTAATAATATAGCTATTAAAAATATTAAAGGAAATTTAAATAAATATGCTATGTATTATTTGAGTAATGTAATAGTCGTAACTATATTTTTTATATTTGCTAATTTTATATATAACCCAGGTGTTAGCAGTTCGAATATTAGTGACAAAACTATAAGTGATGCTGCCAGTAGATTAATGTATTTGTGCGAGTTTGTAATAATAATTTTTACTTTTATATTTTCAAATTATTCAATAACTAGTTTTTTAAAGTCTAGAGAAAAAGAATTTGGACTTTTATCAATGTTTGGGTTGACTAAAGGTCAAATAAGACAATATGTTATGTTTGAAAATGTAATAATTTCAATTTTTTCTATTATAACAGGACTTTTTTTCGGGATTTTGTTTTCAAAATTATTTTTTATGGCTATGTCTGTAATTTTAGATTTGAATACAGAAATGCCATTTTTAATATCAAGCAAAGCTATAAAAATAACAATATTAAGCTTCTTTATACTTCTTAATATTATAAGCTTTATTACAAGTCGCAAAATAAAGAATAACAACATCGCAGAATTGCTAAAGGGTGAGAGAATACCTAAGACAACACCAAAGTTTTCTAAATTTAAATCAGTATTAGCAATAATACTCATCATTTCAGGATACATTGTAGGGTTATTTTCTGGAACAGCTATTATAATGACAATGTTTCCAATACTTATAGTTGTAATAATAGGGACTAAACTTTTGTTTTCTCAATTCAGTGTGTTTTTCACAAATAAGCTTCAAAATAATAAAGGGGTTTATTATAAAGGAATAAATATGATAACATTATCCCAAATTATATATAAATTAAAGGACAATGCAAAGGTGCTATTTATTACTTCAATACTTAGCGGAATTACTCTTGCATCAGCTATATCAGTTTATTCTCTACAAAAAGTAAGTTTATCTTCAATGGAAGAGAATTGCCCACAGGATATAGGAGTTATGGAACAGGGAATAAATTCTCATAAAGTTATAGCAGATGGAAAAATTGAAGAAATATTAGAAAAATATAAATTTAATATAAAATATAAAAACAAAACAGAGCTGATAAGAGCAAAAAATAATGATAAAGTAGTAGAAGATAAGAAGAGTACCTATGGAATAAAAGTAAATAAAACTGATTTTAATATAATGTCAGAAAATAGTTTTAATGACCTTGCAAAACAATATAATAAGAAACCTTTAACTTTAAATAATGGAGATGCCATAGTATATACCTATGATTTAACTAATAACATAGTTAATCAAAAAACAGATCTTCCTTTTAAGAGTCAGAAGAAGTTAAATCTAAATATTGGTGGCAAAATAAATAGTTTTAATATATTAGATAATTTAAAAGGTGGAATTATAAATGCAGATATAGAAAATACTAATACTATAATTGTTAGTAATAGTGATTTTAAAAAGTTAGGAAATAATCTTTCAGATGATAATAAATTTATTTATTATGGGTATAACATCAAGCATAATTTAAAAGCTGTTAATGCAATAACTGAAATAAAAAATTCAGTTGCAAAAGGCCAAGAAGCTTTATTTACTGAAAGAGTAATAAGTGCAGCAGGTCTAATGCAAATTTTATCTGTACTTTTATTTATAGGAACCTTTGTTGCAATGATATTTTTTATTGCAACAGGAAGTATATTATATTTCAAAATGTTTAATGAAGTTCAGAAAGATAAGCAAGATTTTATAGGACTAAAAAAGATAGGTGTTACACAAGAAGAAATAAAAAAGATAGTTAGTATTCAAAGTTTTACAATGTTCTTTTTACCACTTACAGTTGCAACATTACATGCTGCTTTTGCAGTAAAATCTGTAGGACTTTTATATACAAAATACTTTATATTTATAGCAGGAATATATTTAGTTTTACAGATAGTATATTATCTATTTGCTAAATGGATGTATATGAAACAAATTAATAGTTGGAACATTTAA